A genome region from Paludisphaera rhizosphaerae includes the following:
- a CDS encoding helix-turn-helix domain-containing protein — translation MDENPNDLLTTAEVGAVINRATYMVAQYINWHGLPATRRSHRLYVRRSDLDAWRQRPDIAEMLRRGDAAKGVGPTPAERREAKSAAMLAEALGHPATASGA, via the coding sequence ATGGACGAGAATCCGAACGACTTGCTGACGACGGCGGAGGTCGGTGCCGTCATCAACCGCGCGACTTACATGGTGGCTCAGTACATCAACTGGCACGGGCTTCCGGCGACGCGGAGGAGCCACCGGTTGTACGTCCGCAGGTCCGACCTGGACGCGTGGCGGCAGCGGCCGGACATCGCGGAGATGCTGCGGAGGGGCGATGCCGCCAAGGGCGTCGGCCCGACTCCGGCCGAGCGGCGTGAGGCGAAGTCGGCTGCGATGCTGGCTGAGGCCCTTGGACATCCGGCGACGGCGTCCGGGGCGTGA
- a CDS encoding ParB/RepB/Spo0J family partition protein, with protein sequence MRVLGSEDPAAFVDARKPGESRPWDGSDLEFHELCTMFPPMDGEAFAMLVESVRKHGPTRTVVLHEGKILDGRHAYRAYREVGVEFKVRDWNGEYGTPLDYVLAENLVRRDLTKSQRAALAVEVKRRRNEEYQGNSIANLNREGRIPKACRVVNVDNSTSDARGEVAKALNVSAGYIHAAEKVAEASPETFEQVKRGEVTLQKAREDLGLAKPKKSKPAPAPADSGLVTVNGERKYDEGVERARAAGVIPAGVAVTVEDPGDEAGDVIQAVREEQAEEAAKVDDLTDDEWIARLPLASVLTGVSLTRFRMDALFFRAFEQKMRGSLKAFYGKAAKAYYKGSFRGVVGYGIERLLRVEPPDRWRKCPPTDKGGCDGKGTVPIVGECGLCKGRGYLAR encoded by the coding sequence GTGCGAGTTCTGGGCAGCGAAGACCCTGCGGCGTTCGTGGATGCGAGGAAGCCGGGAGAGTCTCGGCCGTGGGATGGCTCCGACCTGGAGTTCCACGAACTCTGCACGATGTTTCCGCCGATGGACGGCGAAGCGTTCGCGATGCTTGTGGAGAGCGTCCGTAAGCATGGGCCGACGCGAACGGTCGTGCTCCATGAGGGGAAGATACTCGACGGACGCCACGCTTACCGCGCCTATCGCGAGGTTGGCGTGGAGTTCAAAGTCCGCGACTGGAACGGCGAGTACGGCACACCGCTCGATTACGTGCTGGCTGAGAATCTCGTGCGTCGCGACTTGACCAAGAGCCAGCGCGCGGCATTGGCGGTAGAGGTTAAGCGGCGAAGGAACGAGGAGTATCAGGGCAATAGCATCGCGAACCTAAATCGGGAGGGGAGGATTCCGAAGGCTTGTCGAGTTGTCAATGTTGACAACTCGACAAGCGACGCGCGCGGTGAGGTAGCAAAAGCATTGAATGTTTCCGCCGGATACATTCATGCGGCCGAGAAGGTGGCGGAAGCATCGCCGGAGACGTTCGAGCAAGTCAAGCGAGGTGAGGTGACACTTCAAAAGGCCAGAGAGGATCTTGGCCTTGCCAAGCCGAAGAAATCCAAGCCGGCTCCGGCTCCGGCTGATTCCGGACTCGTCACCGTCAACGGCGAACGCAAGTATGACGAAGGCGTTGAGCGTGCGAGAGCGGCTGGTGTGATCCCGGCCGGCGTCGCCGTCACCGTCGAAGATCCCGGCGACGAAGCCGGAGACGTCATCCAGGCCGTTCGCGAGGAACAGGCTGAGGAAGCGGCGAAGGTCGACGACCTGACCGACGACGAATGGATTGCACGTCTGCCGCTGGCGTCGGTTCTCACGGGCGTCTCGCTGACGCGGTTCCGGATGGACGCGCTGTTCTTCCGGGCCTTCGAGCAAAAGATGCGGGGGTCGCTCAAGGCGTTCTACGGCAAGGCGGCGAAGGCTTATTACAAGGGCTCGTTCCGTGGCGTCGTCGGCTACGGCATCGAGCGGCTGCTTAGGGTTGAGCCTCCCGACCGCTGGCGGAAGTGCCCGCCCACGGACAAGGGCGGATGCGATGGCAAGGGGACGGTGCCCATCGTCGGCGAGTGCGGCCTGTGCAAAGGCCGGGGATACTTGGCGCGCTGA
- a CDS encoding bifunctional DNA primase/polymerase: protein MISNGECDDKCHSTRIALDAAIEYARAGFRVVPCHPRAKEPAIAGWQHRATDDERMVRHWFENGPYRNVALLMGGGVFAVDLDGDEGVESWGRLVHGRKVPCTATAATGGGGWHYLFRTTQKIAPRVGVETGVDIRGDGSIIVVAPSIHPETGNAYRWVYHPGDVAIALAPGWLLDRIHDREAVTSDLVRPPAMPTHDRPCEDVDALAAKVIDRFPVQRLHSRNARMLRATAFLIGQNYRLDVVAAALERWWLHFYVGGTIGTDPREAPGMIGQTIESMVKAGNIRLASAGVDHEAAIRAVELTPALAQIVSSTPNVTPIGMGGEKPIPKELHPLRSENDRWFLEALGVHFTYERGRSEGDRLKATNGQLRNIIRDRHSVVLNPNQMERLKRRYITRPGKPAERWEAAVQVATGDSSGKTCEFELTGLLELLDPRPTDAAVPSEESPCPISVAS, encoded by the coding sequence ATGATATCAAACGGCGAGTGCGATGACAAGTGCCACTCGACTCGGATCGCGCTGGATGCGGCGATCGAGTATGCACGCGCCGGGTTCCGGGTTGTTCCATGCCATCCGAGGGCGAAGGAACCGGCGATCGCGGGGTGGCAGCATCGGGCGACGGATGACGAGCGGATGGTCCGGCACTGGTTCGAGAATGGACCGTATCGGAACGTCGCGCTGCTGATGGGGGGCGGAGTCTTCGCCGTGGACCTGGACGGCGACGAAGGTGTTGAGTCCTGGGGGCGGCTCGTTCACGGCCGGAAGGTTCCGTGCACGGCGACGGCGGCGACGGGCGGAGGCGGCTGGCACTACTTGTTCCGGACCACACAGAAGATCGCTCCGCGCGTGGGCGTTGAGACTGGCGTCGACATCCGGGGCGACGGCTCGATCATCGTCGTCGCCCCTAGCATCCACCCAGAGACCGGCAACGCCTATCGTTGGGTCTACCACCCGGGCGACGTCGCCATCGCTCTCGCTCCCGGATGGCTGCTGGACCGGATCCACGATCGGGAGGCGGTGACATCAGATCTTGTGCGACCGCCGGCGATGCCGACTCATGACCGGCCGTGCGAGGACGTCGACGCGCTTGCGGCCAAGGTCATCGACCGATTCCCCGTGCAGCGGCTCCATAGCAGGAACGCGAGGATGCTGAGGGCGACGGCGTTCCTGATCGGCCAGAACTACCGGCTCGACGTCGTGGCAGCGGCCCTTGAACGCTGGTGGCTTCACTTCTACGTCGGGGGAACCATTGGCACGGACCCGCGCGAAGCTCCAGGGATGATCGGCCAGACGATCGAGTCCATGGTCAAGGCTGGGAATATCCGCTTAGCCAGCGCCGGCGTCGACCACGAGGCCGCAATCAGGGCGGTTGAACTGACGCCTGCGCTGGCTCAGATCGTCAGTTCAACACCCAATGTAACTCCTATAGGTATGGGGGGAGAGAAGCCAATACCTAAGGAGTTACATCCCCTCCGGTCCGAGAACGATCGTTGGTTCCTCGAGGCGTTGGGAGTCCACTTCACCTATGAGCGCGGGAGGAGCGAAGGCGACCGGCTGAAGGCCACCAACGGTCAGCTTCGGAACATCATCCGCGACCGGCACAGTGTCGTGCTGAATCCGAACCAGATGGAGCGTCTGAAGCGTAGATACATCACGCGACCTGGGAAGCCGGCTGAACGTTGGGAAGCGGCGGTTCAGGTTGCGACCGGCGACAGTTCAGGCAAGACGTGTGAGTTCGAGTTGACCGGGCTGCTGGAGTTGCTTGATCCCAGGCCGACGGATGCGGCCGTTCCCTCGGAGGAATCACCGTGTCCGATATCGGTTGCCTCGTGA
- a CDS encoding exodeoxyribonuclease X C-terminal domain-containing protein, whose protein sequence is MSDIGCLVKSRAKRKRRAGRRKPNARGKAAIPSLAALAAAELYELPFGKWKGYSLAQVFERDSGYVEWLAREVKAMAGEMARAYVAGRATL, encoded by the coding sequence GTGTCCGATATCGGTTGCCTCGTGAAGTCGCGGGCCAAGCGGAAGCGTCGAGCCGGGCGACGGAAGCCCAACGCACGCGGGAAGGCCGCTATCCCCTCGCTGGCGGCGTTGGCCGCTGCCGAGTTGTACGAACTGCCGTTCGGCAAGTGGAAGGGCTACAGCCTCGCCCAGGTGTTCGAGCGAGACTCAGGCTACGTGGAGTGGCTCGCGCGTGAGGTGAAAGCCATGGCCGGTGAGATGGCACGTGCTTACGTGGCAGGCCGAGCGACCCTGTGA
- a CDS encoding phage major capsid protein → MAVLRMASGKAIEYTPRTYSFARAFRAAEFAVGVDPPGFEGDVARAIDETTGEARRRRGGFSVPISMMQVSRRNLDATSFDSAIPLVVAPPAEFTDVLRSKSVLGAMGARFVSLYGGGQPTAIPKKTSGATAAWVGDGGTIPDSDIEFASDPSAKALQTVGARVNISRLAWQAMDDDLVSYFVGELAEALAVEVDRASLVGAGGLEPTGLFNLGAVPTVAIGPNGGALTRAKAVEAMRTVHAANGDAPVAARMGWVTNPAVEEKLRNTDASTGNSGAWLWSDSDRIVGRPAIATTSVPSGYAKGSGTGLSGLVYGNWADVVVNLSPSIRMIVDTYSVAANGGARISAFLDVKITFRHLESFAVFKDVATV, encoded by the coding sequence ATGGCGGTTCTGCGAATGGCCAGCGGCAAGGCGATCGAGTACACACCGCGAACCTACTCGTTCGCGAGGGCGTTTCGGGCTGCCGAATTCGCCGTTGGGGTTGATCCCCCGGGATTCGAGGGCGACGTCGCCAGGGCGATCGACGAGACGACGGGCGAAGCGAGGCGACGGCGCGGCGGCTTCAGCGTGCCGATCAGCATGATGCAGGTGAGCCGTCGCAACCTGGACGCGACGTCTTTCGACTCGGCGATTCCCCTGGTCGTCGCGCCGCCGGCCGAGTTCACGGACGTGCTCCGATCGAAATCCGTTCTCGGGGCGATGGGCGCTCGGTTCGTCAGCTTGTACGGCGGCGGTCAGCCCACGGCCATTCCGAAGAAGACGAGCGGAGCCACGGCGGCTTGGGTCGGCGACGGCGGAACCATTCCCGACAGTGACATTGAGTTCGCCAGCGACCCCAGCGCCAAGGCGTTGCAGACTGTCGGCGCTCGCGTGAACATCTCGCGTCTGGCGTGGCAGGCGATGGACGACGATCTCGTCAGCTACTTCGTCGGCGAGTTGGCTGAGGCTCTGGCCGTCGAGGTCGATCGGGCGTCGCTGGTAGGCGCTGGCGGTCTGGAGCCGACTGGCCTGTTCAACCTGGGTGCCGTCCCCACCGTGGCGATCGGGCCAAACGGCGGAGCCTTGACCCGGGCGAAGGCTGTTGAGGCGATGAGGACGGTGCACGCGGCCAACGGCGACGCCCCGGTTGCGGCGCGGATGGGCTGGGTGACGAATCCGGCGGTGGAGGAGAAGCTTCGGAACACGGACGCTTCCACCGGGAACTCCGGCGCGTGGCTGTGGTCGGACTCTGACCGCATCGTTGGCAGACCCGCAATCGCGACCACGAGCGTTCCAAGCGGCTACGCCAAGGGCTCGGGAACGGGGCTCAGCGGCCTCGTCTACGGGAATTGGGCAGACGTCGTCGTCAACCTCAGTCCCTCCATCAGGATGATCGTCGACACCTACAGCGTCGCCGCCAACGGCGGGGCGCGGATATCGGCGTTCCTGGACGTGAAGATCACGTTCCGGCACCTGGAGTCATTCGCAGTCTTCAAAGACGTCGCTACGGTCTGA
- a CDS encoding HK97 family phage prohead protease codes for MDQYRRVCGGTLALRSGAGGRQAFRGYAVVFNEWTTLSEDDRIVQREVIRPGAFRNALAAKQDVRALIDHNPTLVLGRTKAGTLRLREDLRGLAVEIDPPDTQAGRDIAVSLNRGDVSQMSFAFLPRKGGWDRVVRDEGGRTIVEDSIRDADLFDVSIVTYPAYEGTSIGVRGGILSLEEARRWLATSQAGGKAGSRFDPKRPFKKSSPEFQAWMADAGKRLKALEARAWDSKRRALGGGR; via the coding sequence GTGGATCAATATCGGCGGGTTTGCGGAGGGACTCTGGCGCTTCGGAGCGGCGCCGGCGGACGTCAGGCGTTCCGAGGATACGCGGTCGTCTTCAACGAATGGACGACGCTGTCGGAGGACGATCGGATCGTCCAACGCGAGGTCATCCGACCGGGGGCGTTCCGCAACGCGTTGGCGGCGAAACAGGACGTTCGAGCGCTCATCGACCACAACCCAACGCTCGTGCTCGGCCGCACGAAGGCGGGAACTCTCCGGCTCCGTGAGGATCTTCGCGGGCTCGCCGTGGAGATCGATCCTCCCGACACGCAGGCGGGAAGGGACATCGCCGTGAGCCTGAATCGCGGCGACGTCTCTCAAATGTCGTTCGCGTTCCTGCCGCGCAAGGGCGGTTGGGATAGGGTTGTCCGCGATGAAGGCGGTCGCACGATCGTCGAAGACTCGATCAGGGACGCAGACCTATTCGACGTCTCGATCGTGACTTACCCGGCTTACGAGGGAACGTCGATCGGCGTTCGCGGCGGAATCCTGAGCCTGGAAGAAGCCCGCCGCTGGCTGGCGACGAGCCAGGCAGGGGGCAAGGCCGGGTCCAGGTTCGACCCGAAGCGGCCGTTCAAGAAATCCAGTCCCGAGTTCCAGGCGTGGATGGCAGACGCTGGCAAGCGTCTGAAGGCTCTGGAGGCTCGCGCGTGGGATTCCAAGCGTCGGGCGTTGGGGGGTGGACGATGA
- a CDS encoding helix-turn-helix domain-containing protein: MNQAAKWTPERIENARLSLLVRMTNQGLTYRAIGQVLGISPSTVCRTLQAMPPAKRIELESLDWRV, from the coding sequence ATGAACCAGGCAGCGAAATGGACGCCGGAGCGGATCGAGAACGCGAGGCTCTCGCTGTTGGTCCGCATGACGAACCAGGGCCTCACCTATCGAGCCATCGGCCAGGTTCTTGGGATCTCTCCGTCGACGGTCTGTCGGACGCTTCAGGCGATGCCTCCGGCAAAACGGATCGAGCTGGAGTCGCTCGACTGGCGGGTGTGA